One window from the genome of Variovorax sp. PAMC26660 encodes:
- a CDS encoding NADH-quinone oxidoreductase subunit D, whose protein sequence is MAEIKNYTLNFGPQHPAAHGVLRLVLELDGEVIQRADPHIGLLHRATEKLAESRTFIQSLPYMDRLDYVSMMSNEHAYCLAIERMMGLDVPIRAQYIRVMFAEITRLLNHLLWLGAHGLDCGAMNMLIYCFREREDLFDMYEAVSGARMHAAYFRPGGVYRDLPDAMPQYKVSKIKNAKAIERLNENRQGSLLDFIDDFCKRFPKMVDEYETLLTDNRIWKQRTVGIGVVTPERALNLGFTGPMLRGSGIAWDLRKKQPYDVYDQMQFDVPLGKTGDCYDRYLVRVEEMRQANKIIQQCSAWLRVNPGPVITDNHKVAAPARESMKANMEELIHHFKLFTEGFHVPEGEAYAAVEHPKGEFGIYLVSDGANKPYRLKIRAPGFPHLAALDEMSRGHMIADAVAVIGTMDIVFGEIDR, encoded by the coding sequence ATGGCCGAAATCAAGAACTACACACTCAACTTCGGTCCCCAGCATCCTGCTGCACACGGCGTGCTGCGCCTGGTGCTGGAGCTGGACGGCGAAGTGATCCAGCGCGCCGACCCGCACATCGGCCTGCTGCACCGCGCGACCGAAAAGCTCGCCGAGTCCCGCACCTTCATCCAGTCGCTGCCCTACATGGACCGTCTCGACTATGTGTCGATGATGTCCAACGAGCATGCCTACTGTCTCGCCATCGAGCGGATGATGGGCCTCGACGTGCCGATCCGCGCGCAGTACATCCGCGTGATGTTCGCCGAAATCACCCGCCTGTTGAACCACCTGCTGTGGCTCGGCGCGCACGGTCTGGATTGCGGCGCGATGAACATGCTCATCTACTGCTTCCGCGAGCGTGAAGACCTGTTCGACATGTACGAGGCCGTGTCCGGCGCGCGCATGCACGCGGCGTATTTCCGTCCAGGTGGCGTCTACCGCGACCTGCCGGATGCGATGCCGCAGTACAAGGTCAGCAAGATCAAGAATGCGAAGGCCATCGAGCGTCTCAACGAAAACCGCCAGGGTTCGTTGCTCGATTTCATCGACGACTTCTGCAAGCGCTTCCCGAAGATGGTCGACGAGTACGAGACGCTGCTCACCGACAACCGCATCTGGAAGCAGCGCACCGTGGGCATCGGCGTCGTGACGCCGGAGCGCGCGCTCAATCTTGGCTTCACCGGCCCTATGCTGCGCGGTTCAGGCATCGCGTGGGACCTGCGCAAGAAGCAGCCCTACGACGTCTACGACCAGATGCAGTTCGACGTGCCCCTGGGCAAGACCGGCGACTGCTACGACCGTTACCTCGTGCGCGTTGAAGAAATGCGCCAGGCCAACAAGATCATCCAGCAATGCTCGGCATGGCTGCGCGTGAATCCTGGCCCAGTGATCACCGACAACCACAAGGTTGCCGCGCCTGCGCGCGAATCGATGAAGGCGAACATGGAGGAGCTGATCCACCATTTCAAGCTCTTCACCGAAGGCTTCCATGTGCCCGAAGGCGAGGCGTATGCCGCCGTCGAGCATCCGAAGGGCGAGTTCGGCATCTATCTCGTGAGCGACGGCGCCAACAAGCCGTACCGCCTGAAGATCCGCGCCCCTGGCTTCCCGCACCTCGCCGCCCTCGACGAAATGTCGCGCGGTCACATGATCGCCGACGCTGTCGCGGTGATCGGCACGATGGACATCGTGTTCGGCGAGATCGACAGGTGA
- a CDS encoding NADH-quinone oxidoreductase subunit C: MTDFAISPEVLRATIAETLGAKARSVTLALGEVTVVVGSTDYIDAATILRDAPGCRFEQLIDLCGMDYSDYREGEWQGDRYCVVSHLLSVSLNQRVRLKVFAPNEDLPVVDSLQPVWSAATWFEREAFDLYGIVFDGHDDLRRILTDYGFIGHPFRKDFPVSGYVEMRYDEEQKRVVYQPVSIEPREITPRVIREDNYGGGLH; encoded by the coding sequence ATGACTGATTTTGCAATTTCACCGGAAGTGCTGCGCGCGACCATTGCCGAGACGCTCGGCGCCAAGGCCAGGAGCGTGACGCTGGCGCTGGGCGAGGTGACGGTGGTGGTTGGCTCGACCGACTACATCGATGCCGCAACCATCCTGCGCGATGCGCCGGGCTGCCGCTTCGAGCAGTTGATCGACCTCTGCGGCATGGACTATTCCGACTACCGCGAAGGCGAGTGGCAGGGCGATCGCTACTGCGTCGTTTCGCACCTTCTTTCCGTGAGCCTCAACCAGCGTGTGCGCCTGAAGGTGTTTGCGCCCAACGAAGACCTGCCCGTGGTCGACTCGCTCCAGCCCGTCTGGAGCGCTGCCACCTGGTTCGAGCGCGAAGCCTTCGACCTTTACGGCATCGTGTTCGATGGCCACGACGACCTGCGTCGCATCCTGACCGATTACGGCTTCATCGGCCACCCGTTCCGCAAAGACTTCCCGGTGTCGGGCTACGTCGAAATGCGTTACGACGAAGAACAAAAGCGCGTCGTGTACCAGCCGGTATCGATCGAGCCGCGAGAAATCACGCCGCGCGTGATTCGCGAAGACAACTACGGCGGCGGTTTGCACTGA
- a CDS encoding NuoB/complex I 20 kDa subunit family protein — MAIEGVLKEGFVTTTYDSVVNWAKTGSLWPMTFGLACCAVEMMHAGAARYDIDRFGMLFRPSPRQSDLMIVAGTLCNKMAPALRKVYDQMPEPRWVLSMGSCANGGGYYHYSYSVVRGCDRIVPVDVYVPGCPPTAEALLYGVIQLQQKIRRTNTIARA; from the coding sequence ATGGCCATTGAAGGCGTTCTCAAAGAAGGCTTCGTCACCACGACCTACGACTCGGTCGTGAACTGGGCGAAGACCGGATCCCTCTGGCCGATGACGTTCGGCCTCGCATGCTGTGCGGTGGAGATGATGCATGCGGGTGCTGCCCGCTACGACATCGACCGTTTTGGCATGTTGTTCCGTCCCAGTCCGCGTCAGTCTGATCTGATGATCGTGGCTGGCACGCTGTGCAACAAGATGGCGCCCGCTCTGCGCAAGGTCTATGACCAGATGCCCGAGCCGCGCTGGGTGCTGTCGATGGGCTCATGCGCGAATGGCGGTGGCTACTACCACTACAGCTATTCGGTGGTGCGTGGCTGCGACCGCATCGTGCCGGTCGACGTCTACGTGCCGGGCTGCCCGCCCACGGCCGAGGCGCTGCTCTACGGCGTGATCCAGCTGCAGCAAAAGATTCGCCGCACCAACACCATTGCCCGCGCCTGA
- a CDS encoding NADH-quinone oxidoreductase subunit A, whose translation MNLDSYLPVLLFILVGVGVGVAPQVIGYILGPNRPDAAKNAPYECGFEAFEDARMKFDVRYYLVAILFILFDLEIAFLFPWAIALKEIGAVGFWAMMIFLAILVVGFIYEWKKGALDWE comes from the coding sequence ATGAACCTCGATTCCTACCTTCCCGTCCTCTTGTTCATTTTGGTCGGAGTCGGCGTAGGCGTCGCCCCCCAAGTCATCGGATACATCCTCGGGCCCAATCGGCCCGACGCTGCGAAGAACGCTCCCTACGAGTGTGGCTTCGAGGCCTTCGAGGATGCGCGCATGAAGTTCGACGTGCGCTATTACCTCGTTGCGATTCTCTTCATCCTGTTCGATCTCGAAATTGCCTTTCTCTTTCCGTGGGCCATTGCGCTCAAGGAGATCGGTGCTGTCGGCTTCTGGGCCATGATGATCTTTCTCGCCATCCTCGTCGTGGGCTTCATCTACGAGTGGAAAAAAGGCGCGCTCGACTGGGAATGA
- the secG gene encoding preprotein translocase subunit SecG produces the protein MNVVLNLLVGVQMLTALAMIGLILIQHGKGADMGAAFGSGSAGSLFGASGSANFLSRTTAVLAAVFFTCTLLLAYFSHARPAGGGSLLERAAVGAPAAPAPGAAGEIPGAAAPAGSASAPAAPVSGAGQIPNK, from the coding sequence ATGAACGTGGTCCTCAACCTTCTGGTCGGCGTGCAAATGCTGACGGCCCTGGCAATGATCGGCCTGATCCTGATCCAGCACGGCAAGGGTGCCGACATGGGCGCAGCCTTCGGCAGCGGCAGTGCTGGTAGCTTGTTCGGTGCCAGCGGCAGTGCGAACTTCCTTTCGCGCACCACGGCTGTGCTTGCGGCTGTGTTCTTCACGTGCACGTTGTTGCTGGCGTATTTCAGCCATGCACGGCCTGCAGGTGGCGGCAGTCTTCTCGAGCGTGCCGCTGTGGGTGCGCCTGCTGCGCCGGCTCCTGGCGCGGCTGGTGAAATTCCCGGTGCAGCGGCTCCAGCAGGCTCTGCTTCGGCTCCTGCAGCCCCAGTTTCGGGTGCGGGTCAGATTCCCAACAAATAA
- the tpiA gene encoding triose-phosphate isomerase, whose translation MTTKKKLIAGNWKMNGSLAANEALVKALQQGLAASPAACDVALCAPAPYFAQLQSLLAGSTALALGAQDISAHPQGAFTGEQSAAMLRDFGVRYAIVGHSERRQYHGETDEVVAAKAAAALANGITPIVCVGETLAQREAGQTEEVVKRQLAAVIHVNGHCISEIVVAYEPVWAIGTGKTASPEQAQAVHAVLRAQLHHAASEHAAGISILYGGSMNAANAAELLAQADIDGGLIGGASLKAPDFLQIISAAAR comes from the coding sequence ATGACAACCAAGAAGAAACTGATCGCCGGCAACTGGAAGATGAATGGCAGCCTGGCTGCCAACGAGGCGCTGGTGAAGGCATTGCAGCAAGGCCTGGCTGCAAGCCCGGCCGCTTGCGATGTCGCACTGTGTGCGCCTGCGCCGTACTTTGCCCAGCTGCAATCGCTGCTGGCGGGTTCGACGGCACTGGCACTCGGTGCGCAGGACATCTCGGCGCATCCGCAAGGTGCATTCACCGGCGAGCAGTCGGCGGCGATGCTGAGGGATTTTGGCGTGCGCTATGCCATCGTCGGGCATTCCGAGCGTCGGCAGTACCACGGCGAAACCGACGAAGTGGTGGCTGCGAAGGCGGCTGCTGCGCTGGCGAATGGCATCACGCCCATCGTCTGTGTCGGCGAGACGCTGGCGCAGCGCGAAGCAGGGCAGACCGAAGAGGTCGTCAAGCGGCAACTGGCAGCGGTGATCCATGTGAATGGCCATTGCATCAGCGAAATCGTCGTGGCCTACGAGCCGGTCTGGGCCATCGGCACGGGCAAGACGGCTTCGCCGGAGCAGGCGCAGGCGGTGCATGCCGTGTTGCGCGCCCAACTGCACCATGCCGCGAGCGAGCATGCGGCTGGCATCAGCATTCTTTATGGCGGCAGCATGAACGCGGCCAACGCTGCGGAACTGCTTGCGCAGGCCGACATCGATGGTGGCCTCATTGGTGGCGCGTCGCTCAAGGCCCCTGACTTTCTGCAGATCATTTCTGCCGCTGCGCGCTGA
- a CDS encoding NAD(P)H-quinone oxidoreductase translates to MKAIEITSFGAPEVLRVADRPDPMAGAGELLIRVAASGVNRPDVLQRMGNYPVPPGASDLPGLEVAGEIVSGDAAALAEAGFKVGDRVCALIAGGGYAELCVAPVAQCLPVPKGWSDIEAASLPETFFTVWSNVFERGRLQKGETLLIQGGSSGIGVTAIQIAKALGVTVIVTAGSDDKCEACKKLGADHAINYRTSDFAEEAKKLTGGKGVDVILDMVAGEYVAREIECLAEDGRLVIIAVQGGVKAQINAGLVLRRRLTITGSTLRPRPVAFKGAIAKALREKVWPLLESGAIKPVIHSTFAAAGEPSGAAQAHALMESNQHIGKIVLTW, encoded by the coding sequence ATGAAAGCCATTGAAATCACTTCGTTCGGCGCCCCTGAGGTGCTGCGCGTGGCCGATCGTCCCGACCCGATGGCGGGTGCGGGCGAACTGCTGATCCGCGTTGCGGCGAGTGGCGTCAATCGTCCCGACGTGCTGCAGCGGATGGGCAACTATCCGGTGCCGCCCGGCGCATCCGATCTGCCGGGCCTCGAAGTGGCTGGCGAGATCGTGTCGGGCGATGCTGCGGCATTGGCCGAGGCGGGCTTCAAGGTCGGTGACCGCGTCTGCGCGCTGATTGCGGGTGGGGGCTATGCCGAGCTGTGCGTGGCGCCTGTGGCGCAATGCCTGCCGGTGCCCAAGGGCTGGAGCGACATCGAGGCGGCTTCGCTGCCCGAGACCTTCTTCACTGTCTGGAGCAATGTGTTCGAACGTGGCCGCCTGCAAAAGGGCGAGACGCTGCTGATCCAGGGTGGCTCGAGCGGCATCGGCGTCACTGCCATCCAGATTGCCAAGGCGCTGGGCGTGACGGTGATCGTCACGGCCGGCAGCGACGACAAGTGCGAGGCCTGCAAGAAGCTCGGTGCCGACCATGCCATCAACTACCGCACGAGCGACTTCGCCGAAGAGGCGAAGAAGCTCACCGGTGGCAAGGGCGTGGACGTGATCCTCGACATGGTTGCGGGCGAGTACGTGGCGCGCGAGATCGAATGCCTGGCCGAAGACGGCCGGCTTGTGATCATTGCAGTGCAGGGCGGGGTGAAGGCGCAGATCAATGCGGGCCTTGTGCTGCGCAGGCGCCTCACCATCACTGGCTCGACGTTGCGGCCGCGGCCGGTGGCGTTCAAGGGCGCCATTGCCAAGGCACTGCGCGAGAAGGTGTGGCCGCTGCTGGAAAGCGGTGCCATCAAGCCTGTGATTCACAGCACTTTTGCGGCAGCGGGTGAACCCAGTGGCGCGGCCCAGGCTCACGCGCTGATGGAATCGAACCAGCATATCGGCAAGATCGTGCTGACATGGTGA
- the pnp gene encoding polyribonucleotide nucleotidyltransferase → MSLFNKVTKSFQWGDKTVVMETGEVARQANGAVLVNIDGTVILATVVASKSAKPGQDFFPLTVDYIEKTYAAGKIPGSFFKREAKPSEHETLTSRLIDRPIRPLFPEGFLNEVHVVIHTVSLNPEVDADIAAMIGVSAALSISGIPFSGPIGAARVGYINGQYVLNPGQTARKDSQMDLVVAGTQAAVLMVESEAQQLSEEIMLGGVVFGHEQAAIAINAIHDLVRDAGKPVWDWQAPAEDEAFVAKVKGLAEEKLRAVYQIRSKQARTQALREANASVMSALKESGEPFDAGKVNDLLFSIESKIVRSQILSGEPRIDGRDTRTVRPIEIRNSVLPRTHGSALFTRGETQALVITTLGTERDAQRIDALAGEYEDRFLFHYNMPPFATGEVGRMGSTKRREIGHGRLAKRALVAVLPTKEEFPYTVRVVSEITESNGSSSMASVCGGCLSMMDAGVPMKAHVAGIAMGLIKEDNRFAVLTDILGDEDHLGDMDFKVAGTTNGITALQMDIKIQGITKEIMQVALAQAKEARMHILGKMQEAMGEAKAEVSSFAPRLTTLKINPEKIRDVIGKGGSVIRGLQEETGTTINIDEDGTITIASTDPEKAEFAKRRIEQITAEVEIGKVYEGPVTKILDFGALINLLPGKDGLLHISQIAHERVEKVTDYLSEGQIVKVKVLETDEKGRVKLSMKALTERPAGMEFSERPPREDRGDRGDRGGERRERSDRGDRGGDRGGDRGERAPRFNDQQQQPRNDQQSQAPAGEQQSQAPREPQE, encoded by the coding sequence ATGAGCCTCTTCAACAAAGTCACCAAGTCCTTCCAATGGGGCGACAAGACTGTCGTCATGGAAACGGGCGAAGTTGCGCGCCAGGCCAATGGCGCTGTGCTGGTCAACATCGACGGCACCGTGATCCTGGCGACCGTGGTCGCCTCCAAGTCGGCCAAGCCGGGCCAGGACTTCTTCCCGCTGACCGTCGACTACATCGAGAAGACCTACGCCGCAGGCAAGATTCCCGGCAGCTTCTTCAAGCGCGAAGCCAAGCCCAGCGAACACGAAACGCTGACCAGCCGCCTGATCGACCGTCCGATCCGCCCGCTGTTCCCCGAAGGCTTCCTGAACGAAGTGCACGTGGTCATCCACACCGTGTCGCTCAACCCTGAAGTCGACGCCGACATCGCCGCCATGATCGGCGTGAGCGCCGCTCTGTCGATCTCCGGCATCCCGTTCAGCGGTCCGATCGGTGCCGCCCGCGTGGGCTACATCAACGGCCAGTACGTGCTGAATCCGGGCCAGACGGCCCGCAAGGATTCGCAGATGGACCTCGTCGTCGCTGGCACGCAAGCTGCTGTGCTGATGGTCGAGTCCGAAGCCCAGCAACTGAGCGAAGAAATCATGCTCGGCGGCGTGGTGTTCGGCCACGAACAGGCCGCCATCGCGATCAACGCGATCCATGACCTCGTGCGCGACGCCGGCAAGCCCGTGTGGGACTGGCAGGCACCTGCTGAAGACGAAGCCTTCGTTGCCAAGGTCAAGGGCCTGGCCGAAGAAAAGCTGCGCGCTGTCTATCAAATCCGCAGCAAGCAAGCCCGCACGCAAGCCCTGCGCGAAGCCAATGCCAGCGTGATGAGCGCGCTGAAGGAAAGCGGCGAACCGTTCGACGCAGGCAAGGTCAACGACCTGCTGTTCTCCATCGAATCGAAGATCGTGCGCAGCCAGATCCTGTCGGGCGAGCCCCGCATCGACGGCCGCGACACGCGCACCGTGCGCCCCATCGAGATCCGCAACTCGGTGCTGCCCCGTACCCACGGCTCAGCCCTGTTCACGCGCGGTGAAACGCAGGCGCTGGTCATCACCACGCTCGGCACCGAACGCGACGCACAGCGCATCGACGCGCTGGCCGGCGAATACGAAGACCGCTTCCTGTTCCACTACAACATGCCTCCCTTTGCCACCGGCGAAGTGGGCCGCATGGGCTCGACCAAGCGCCGCGAAATCGGCCACGGCCGCCTGGCCAAGCGCGCGCTCGTCGCCGTGCTGCCGACCAAGGAAGAATTCCCGTACACCGTGCGCGTGGTCTCGGAAATCACCGAGTCGAACGGCTCTTCGTCGATGGCTTCGGTCTGCGGCGGCTGCCTCTCGATGATGGACGCCGGTGTGCCGATGAAGGCGCACGTGGCCGGCATCGCCATGGGCCTGATCAAGGAAGACAACCGCTTCGCCGTGCTGACCGACATCCTGGGCGACGAAGATCACCTGGGCGATATGGACTTCAAGGTTGCGGGCACCACCAACGGCATCACCGCGCTGCAGATGGACATCAAGATCCAGGGCATCACCAAGGAAATCATGCAGGTCGCATTGGCACAGGCCAAGGAAGCGCGCATGCACATCCTGGGCAAGATGCAGGAAGCCATGGGCGAGGCCAAGGCCGAAGTCTCCAGCTTCGCACCGCGCCTGACCACGCTGAAGATCAACCCCGAGAAGATCCGCGACGTGATCGGCAAGGGCGGCTCGGTCATTCGTGGCCTGCAGGAAGAAACCGGCACGACGATCAACATCGACGAAGACGGCACCATCACCATCGCTTCGACCGATCCTGAAAAGGCCGAGTTCGCCAAGCGTCGCATCGAGCAGATCACGGCCGAAGTCGAAATCGGCAAGGTCTACGAAGGCCCGGTCACCAAGATCCTGGACTTCGGCGCGCTCATCAACCTGCTGCCCGGCAAGGACGGCCTGCTGCACATCAGCCAGATCGCGCACGAACGCGTCGAGAAGGTGACCGACTATCTGAGCGAAGGCCAGATCGTGAAGGTCAAGGTTCTCGAGACCGACGAAAAGGGCCGCGTCAAGCTGTCCATGAAGGCCCTGACCGAGCGTCCGGCCGGCATGGAATTCAGCGAGCGTCCGCCGCGTGAAGACCGTGGCGATCGCGGCGACCGTGGTGGCGAGCGCCGTGAGCGTTCGGACCGTGGCGATCGCGGCGGCGACCGTGGTGGTGATCGTGGCGAGCGCGCACCGCGCTTCAACGACCAGCAGCAACAGCCGCGCAACGACCAGCAATCGCAGGCTCCGGCCGGCGAGCAGCAATCGCAAGCACCGCGCGAGCCTCAGGAGTAA
- the rpsO gene encoding 30S ribosomal protein S15: MIAASIKAEVVKDNARAANDTGSPEVQVALLTARINELTPHFKTHAKDHHGRRGLLRMVSRRRKLLDYLKSKNAERYTALIAKLGLRK, from the coding sequence ATGATCGCAGCCTCCATCAAGGCCGAAGTCGTCAAAGACAACGCCCGTGCAGCCAATGACACCGGCAGCCCAGAAGTGCAAGTCGCACTGCTGACCGCCCGCATCAACGAACTCACCCCCCACTTCAAGACGCACGCCAAGGACCACCACGGTCGTCGCGGCCTGTTGCGCATGGTGAGCCGCCGTCGCAAGCTTCTCGACTACCTCAAGTCCAAGAACGCCGAGCGTTACACCGCGCTGATCGCCAAGCTGGGTCTGCGCAAGTAA
- a CDS encoding DMT family transporter, producing the protein MSERLKGMVLCALAMVTVGSTVVASKIIAGGLPPFTATALRFAMALPVFLLLLRLTRTSWPRPDRRDLVLLLCQAGLGSVGYTVLLILGVRWAPAASAGVVAGTLPAVAALVAVLALRERPGRYLMGSIALATVGVLAISWPGEGSAGDSKSPAAMVGNLLVLGAVVCEAMFILLNKRLRVPVRPLALSTLMTTFGLLLSLVPALFEKAWEHPLPSDALIGVAYYALVPTVLGFVLWFAGSARLKGAEAALFTALLPVSALILAALWLGESISLAQIGGAACVLGAVGLASLGGRAGTRPDEVVAPS; encoded by the coding sequence ATGTCGGAACGACTCAAGGGAATGGTGCTGTGCGCCCTGGCGATGGTCACGGTGGGCAGCACCGTGGTCGCCAGCAAGATCATCGCGGGCGGCCTGCCGCCGTTCACCGCGACCGCGCTGCGCTTTGCGATGGCGCTGCCGGTGTTTCTTCTGTTGCTGCGGTTGACCCGTACTTCATGGCCTCGCCCTGACCGGCGCGACCTCGTGCTGCTCTTGTGCCAGGCAGGGCTGGGCAGCGTCGGCTACACGGTGCTGCTGATCCTGGGCGTGCGCTGGGCGCCGGCTGCAAGCGCGGGCGTGGTGGCCGGGACGCTGCCAGCCGTCGCGGCGTTGGTGGCTGTGCTGGCCTTGCGGGAGCGGCCGGGGCGTTATCTGATGGGGAGCATCGCGCTGGCGACGGTGGGGGTGCTGGCGATCAGTTGGCCGGGGGAGGGCTCCGCAGGGGACTCAAAATCCCCCGCCGCAATGGTCGGCAACCTGCTGGTGCTTGGCGCGGTCGTCTGCGAGGCGATGTTCATCCTGCTCAACAAGCGCCTGCGGGTGCCAGTTCGTCCGCTGGCGCTGTCGACATTGATGACGACCTTCGGACTGCTGCTCTCGCTGGTGCCGGCGCTGTTCGAGAAAGCTTGGGAACACCCCTTGCCGAGCGATGCCCTGATCGGCGTTGCCTACTACGCGCTGGTGCCGACGGTGCTGGGTTTCGTCCTCTGGTTTGCAGGATCGGCCCGGTTGAAGGGGGCGGAGGCGGCGCTCTTCACGGCGCTCCTGCCGGTTTCTGCGCTGATACTGGCGGCTCTCTGGTTGGGGGAAAGTATCAGTCTGGCTCAGATCGGCGGGGCTGCCTGTGTGCTGGGCGCCGTGGGGTTGGCGTCCCTCGGCGGAAGGGCCGGCACACGGCCCGATGAAGTCGTGGCCCCTTCGTGA
- a CDS encoding pyridoxal phosphate-dependent aminotransferase, with the protein MREAIHNLEASKIREVANAGMGRDDVLAFWFGESDEVTPEVIRQAAIESLQRGETFYAHNLGLPELRQAIARYTSALHPAVDASRIAVTSGGVSALMLAVQALVDAGDDVVAVTPVWPNLTAQPAIMGAHVRTVPLVPVAGQWTLDLPALRAAVTPKTKLLIVNAPNNPTGWTMTRDEQQAVLDHCRQTGTWILADEVYERLYFEPTPNGCAPSFLDISKPDDRLVVTHSFSKSFLMTGWRLGWLVLPPAMVEGIGKLIEFNTSCASVFTQRAAIAAIEHTSEITPRVVAHLKLCRDTLVPLLAAVPGVQVASAKGGMYAFFRLEGFDDSFDVAKRLVVEAGLGLAPGNAFAPEAQGWLRWCFASKDPRRLVKGVERLRNWLAEQSRKA; encoded by the coding sequence ATGCGTGAAGCCATCCACAACCTCGAAGCATCGAAGATCCGCGAAGTCGCCAATGCCGGCATGGGCCGCGACGACGTGCTGGCCTTCTGGTTCGGCGAAAGCGACGAGGTCACGCCCGAGGTGATTCGCCAGGCGGCCATCGAGTCGCTGCAGCGCGGCGAAACCTTCTACGCGCACAACCTCGGCCTGCCCGAGCTGCGCCAGGCGATCGCGCGCTACACCAGCGCGCTGCATCCCGCTGTCGATGCCTCGCGCATCGCCGTTACTTCGGGCGGCGTGAGTGCGCTGATGCTGGCGGTGCAGGCACTGGTCGATGCGGGCGATGACGTGGTGGCGGTCACGCCGGTGTGGCCCAACCTCACGGCGCAGCCCGCGATCATGGGCGCGCATGTGCGCACCGTGCCGCTGGTGCCGGTGGCGGGGCAGTGGACGCTAGACCTGCCCGCGCTGCGCGCCGCGGTCACGCCGAAGACCAAGCTGCTGATCGTCAACGCGCCCAACAACCCCACGGGATGGACCATGACGCGCGACGAGCAGCAGGCCGTGCTCGACCATTGCCGCCAGACCGGCACCTGGATCCTGGCCGACGAGGTGTACGAGCGCCTCTACTTCGAGCCGACGCCGAACGGCTGCGCGCCGAGCTTCCTCGACATCTCGAAGCCCGACGACCGCCTCGTCGTCACGCACAGTTTCTCGAAGAGTTTTCTCATGACCGGCTGGCGCCTCGGCTGGCTGGTGCTGCCGCCCGCGATGGTGGAGGGCATCGGCAAGCTGATCGAGTTCAACACCTCGTGCGCCAGCGTGTTCACGCAGCGGGCCGCCATCGCCGCCATCGAACACACCAGCGAGATCACGCCGCGCGTGGTGGCGCACCTGAAGCTGTGCCGCGACACGCTGGTGCCGCTGCTGGCGGCCGTGCCGGGTGTGCAGGTGGCATCGGCCAAGGGCGGCATGTACGCCTTCTTCCGGCTCGAAGGCTTCGACGACTCGTTCGACGTCGCCAAGCGGCTGGTGGTCGAGGCGGGCCTGGGCCTCGCGCCGGGCAATGCCTTTGCGCCCGAAGCGCAGGGCTGGCTGCGCTGGTGCTTTGCCTCGAAAGATCCGCGGCGGCTGGTGAAGGGCGTGGAGCGCCTGCGCAACTGGCTGGCGGAGCAGTCGCGCAAGGCCTGA